From the Anaerolineales bacterium genome, one window contains:
- a CDS encoding PD40 domain-containing protein: protein MGRRRLFLILLAWLLAACTPAADSGNPVQTAMSATLTARPLVSPTAPPSPQPGAETGPSGKIVYVCQYSRRSERNQICLAQADGSGQRVLTPGGEYDDFFPSITPDGQAVLFVSSRNGPYQVYEYDLNTDQVRQLTQVANHRLYAPEASPDNAYIVFYGERIGQSYPQSHNLWIAARDGSNPTQITQRSGGAWDPVWSPDGTQILFASQVDGLPQLVVVNADGSAPRQVTSLSGIRGRNDWSPQGLLSTYIGTPWDRDIYTFDLNGENVRQLTDGFNNLAPSFSPDGQWITFMSYRDHPNQNLGCEIYIMRVDGTDLRRLTDNDICDWQPRWGP from the coding sequence ATGGGCAGACGGCGTCTTTTCCTAATTCTGCTTGCCTGGCTGCTGGCAGCCTGCACGCCGGCAGCCGATAGCGGCAACCCGGTGCAGACCGCCATGTCAGCCACGCTGACCGCGCGCCCGCTGGTCAGCCCTACCGCGCCACCCAGCCCTCAGCCAGGGGCCGAGACCGGCCCGTCTGGGAAGATCGTCTATGTTTGCCAGTACAGCCGGCGCAGCGAGCGCAACCAGATCTGCCTGGCGCAGGCTGACGGCAGCGGCCAGCGCGTGCTGACCCCGGGCGGCGAGTATGACGACTTCTTTCCTTCGATCACCCCGGATGGGCAGGCCGTGCTGTTTGTCTCAAGCCGCAATGGTCCATACCAAGTCTACGAGTACGACCTCAACACCGATCAGGTGCGCCAACTGACCCAGGTGGCCAACCACCGGCTGTATGCGCCGGAAGCCTCGCCGGATAATGCTTATATAGTCTTCTATGGCGAGCGCATTGGGCAGAGCTATCCGCAGAGCCACAATCTGTGGATTGCGGCCCGCGACGGCAGCAACCCCACGCAGATCACGCAGCGCTCCGGCGGCGCCTGGGACCCGGTTTGGTCGCCGGACGGCACCCAGATCTTGTTCGCTTCACAGGTGGATGGGCTGCCGCAGTTGGTGGTGGTCAATGCGGATGGCAGTGCGCCGCGCCAGGTCACCAGCCTTAGCGGCATCCGCGGGCGCAATGACTGGTCGCCGCAGGGCTTGCTCTCAACCTACATTGGCACCCCCTGGGACCGTGATATCTATACTTTTGACTTGAATGGCGAAAATGTGCGCCAGCTGACGGATGGCTTTAACAACCTGGCGCCCAGCTTTTCACCGGACGGGCAGTGGATCACCTTCATGTCCTATCGTGATCATCCCAACCAGAATCTGGGCTGTGAAATTTACATCATGCGCGTGGATGGCACTGACCTGCGCCGGCTGACCGATAACGACATCTGTGATTGGCAGCCGCGCTGGGGACCCTAA